Proteins encoded in a region of the Anopheles aquasalis chromosome 2, idAnoAquaMG_Q_19, whole genome shotgun sequence genome:
- the LOC126571560 gene encoding uncharacterized protein LOC126571560, protein MLTTKAKMKLLRSSIVECSSGHLVAVLFTVLLPLARAQDYDVTDIQCSFASQGSNLGDIITAKLKKPIGFKGAPLFADDRAVNPEADFACSIKQDRKDVSELAYELKITDFSRCGVLKRNGFVHVRIWFPQFPSVVMQSDQELIIMCKPPEPTVIQNKAAGFAGSFPHGARVSGVVEETPGRLEYEVALYKEAPPIARISGNLAGMKNHSLSSSSSSSLPAVTNNEVPVDQAVPIGTKLQLRARISSQSVWKYVKLMEVTVSPDPDDPHAHGSVSLVRDGCRNRDFASIIPHQPARYRDKPNEVFLDFEAFLLSSMKERSTLWIHSQIKACMDAMDCQPDFCLDMYEPSKRLGRRRRESEGARNRTEYTKFKENIEYTVIMPGEYDDAAMRYQQAPEQCKNFVIISGLLAALLALSTVITCGLASRLQGTGGKKSLDELNAKGYSGRAIVQ, encoded by the exons CTGTTGCCCTTAGCGCGAGCACAGGATTACGATG TAACCGACATCCAGTGTTCGTTCGCATCGCAAGGTTCAAACTTGGGCGACATCATCACGGCGAAGCTGAAGAAACCGATCGGCTTCAAGGGTGCGCCGTTGTTCGCGGACGACCGGGCCGTCAATCCGGAAGCCGACTTTGCCTGCTCCATCAAGCAGGACCGTAAAGACGTGAGCGAGCTGGCCTACGAGCTGAAGATTACCGATTTCTCACGGTGCGGTGTGCTGAAGCGGAAT GGCTTCGTCCACGTTCGCATCTGGTTCCCCCAGTTCCCGTCGGTGGTCATGCAATCCGATCAGGAACTGATTATCATGTGcaaaccaccggaaccgaccgTTATCCAGAACAAGGCCGCCGGATTCGCGGGAAGTTT TCCACATGGAGCACGTGTGTCGGGTGTGGTCGAGGAAACGCCGGGCCGGCTCGAGTACGAGGTAGCCCTGTACAAGGAAGCGCCTCCGATCGCACGGATCAGTGGAAATTTGGCGGGAATGAAGAACcactcgttgtcgtcgtcgtcgtcgtcgtcactgccGGCCGTAACCAACAACGAGGTTCCGGTCGATCAGGCTGTACCGATCGGGACGAAGCTGCAGTTACGGGCGCGCATTAGCTCGCAGAGCGTGTGGAAGTACGTGAAGCTGATGGAGGTAACCGTCTCACCGGATCCGGACGATCCGCATGCCCACGGGTCGGTGTCGCTCGTACGCGATGGTTGCCGCAACCGGGACTTTGCCTCGATCATACCCCACCAGCCGGCCCGCTACCGGGACAAACCGAACGAGGTGTTCCTGGACTTTGAGGCATTTCTGCTCAGCTCGATGAAGGAACGCAGCACGCTGTGGATCCATTCGCAGATCAAGGCCTGCATGGATGCGATGGACTGTCAGCCGGACTTTTGTCTCGATATGTACGAACCGTCGAAAA GACTCGGTAGGAGACGGCGTGAGTCGGAGGGCGCGAGGAATCGTACGGAGTACACCAAGTTCAAGGAGAACATCGAGTACACGGTCATCATGCCGGGCGAGTATGATGACGCGGCGATGCGGTACCAGCAGGCGCCGGAACAGTGCAAAAACTTTGTGATCATCTCCGGTCTCCTAGCAGCGTTGCTGGCCCTCTCTACCGTTATT ACCTGTGGGCTAGCATCGAGGCTGCAAGGCACGGGGGGCAAGAAGAGCCTTGACGAGCTGAACGCCAAAGGATATTCCGGCCGAGCGATAGTGCAGTAG
- the LOC126571558 gene encoding pre-mRNA-processing factor 17 has protein sequence MLSLQGYGSSGSDGESETDQASASERRTETVTSTTAHLKPPVDSEYSVAKTLAVCAAPLVVPMGQAEVSRALEPTVKEINYNPRYEELFAPVAGPENPFLTQQMRAQKNMLTGFVENAHISDFQFDNQRKTFHSYGYALDPSVDGRGTAPEEGPSYVGHLQAAYDTDGVTVFESAKPKPGAEKRKRVRNDAPEDVDGFLGPWGKYEDEQTVARPSEQVRAEIEEMMAKKHRRHKVKEDKPIEEKSILHIKDPLDYQGRSFLHPPHDVGVNLRKAGAPDRCFLPKAHIHSWTGHTKGISAIRFFPVSAHLLLSCSMDARVKLWEVYNERRCVRTYSGHRQAVRDVSFNNSGERFISAGYDRYLKLWDTETGDVISRFNSRKIPFCVKFHPDFNKQHLFVAGTSDKKIICWDTRSGEVVQEYDRHLGAVNTITFVDENRRFVTTSDDKSLRVWEWDIPVDMKYIADPTMHSMPAVTLAPNGKWLACQSLDNKIVIFSAINRFKMNRKKTFTGHMVSGYACNLDFSPDMSYLVSGDGDGKCYIWDWKTTKLYKKWQAHDNVCISALWHPHEASKLVTAGWDGLIKYWD, from the exons atgcTAAGTTTGCAAGGGTACGGGAGTAGCGGTAGTGATGGTGAATCGGAGACGGACCAGGCCAGCGCATCGGAGCGTCGAACGGAAACGGTAACCTCAACTACTGCACACCTCAAACCGCCCGTCGATAGCGAGTATTCCGTCGCGAAAACGCTTGCCGTTTGTGCGGCCCCGCTCGTTGTGCCGATG GGCCAAGCGGAAGTTTCCCGGGCGCTCGAGCCGACGGTGAAGGAAATCAACTACAACCCCCGGTACGAGGAACTGTTTGCACCCGTTGCCGGGCCCGAAAATCCCTTTCTCACTCAGCAGATGCGCGCACAGAAGAACATGCTGACCGGATTCGTCGAGAACGCTCACATTAGCGACTTTCAGTTCGACAATCAGCGCAAAACGTTCCACAGCTACGGGTACGCGCTGGACCCTTCGGTGGACGGCAGGGGAACAGCACCAGAGGAGGGTCCCAGTTACGTAGGGCATCTACAGGCCGCATACGACACCGACGGTGTGACGGTGTTCGAATcggccaaaccgaaaccgggcgCCGAGAAACGGAAGCGGGTACGCAATGATGCACCGGAAGATGTGGATGGATTCCTGGGTCCGTGGGGTAAATATGAGGACGAACAGACGGTAGCGAGACCGAGCGAGCAGGTGCGAGCAGAAATAGAGGAAATGATGGCCAAAAAGCACCGCCGCCACAAGGTCAAGGAGGACAAACCGATCGAGGAAAAATCGATCCTTCACA TCAAGGATCCTTTGGATTATCAGGGTCGCTCGTTTCTGCATCCACCGCACGATGTTGGGGTTAATCTGCGCAAAGCGGGCGCACCGGATCGTTGCTTCTTGCCGAAGGCTCACATTCACAGTTGGACCGGTCACACGAAGGGCATATCGGCGATTCGATTCTTCCCGGTGTCCGCCCATCTGCTACTTTCCTGCAGTATGGACGCTCGCGTTAAGCTCTGGGAGGTGTACAATGAACGACGCTGCGTGCGCACCTACTCCGGCCACCGGCAGGCGGTACGGGACGTTAGCTTCAACAACAGCGGAGAACGGTTTATTTCCGCTGGCTACGATCGCTACCTGAAGCTGTGGGACACGGAAACGGGCGACGTGATATCGCGCTTCAACTCACGCAAGATCCCGTTCTGCGTCAAGTTCCATCCGGACTTTAACAAGCAACACCTCTTCGTGGCGGGTACCTCTGATAAGAAGATCATTTGC TGGGACACACGCAGTGGTGAAGTCGTACAGGAGTACGATCGGCATCTGGGTGCGGTGAACACGATCACGTTCGTCGATGAAAACCGGCGCTTCGTGACGACGTCGGATGATAAGAGTTTGCGCGTCTGGGAGTGGGACATTCCGGTCGACATGAAGTACATCGCCGATCCGACCATGCACTCGATGCCGGCCGTCACGCTCGCCCCGAACGGCAAATGGTTGGCGTGCCAGAGTCTCGACAACAAGATCGTCATCTTTTCCGCCATCAATCGCTTCAAGATGAACCGCAAGAAAACCTTCACCGGCCACATGGTTTCGGGGTACGCCTGCAATCTAGACTTTTCGCCCGACATGAGCTACCTGGTGTCCGGGGACGGTGACGGCAAGTGCTACATCTGGGACTGGAAGACGACCAAGCTGTACAAGAAGTGGCAGGCGCACGATAACGTTTGCATCTCGGCCCTCTGGCATCCGCATGAGGCCAGTAAGCTAGTGACGGCCGGATGGGACGGATTAATAAAGTATTGGGACTAG